A window of Candidatus Deferrimicrobiaceae bacterium contains these coding sequences:
- the metK gene encoding methionine adenosyltransferase: MSDFVFTSESVTGGHPDKVADQISDAVLDEIIRQDPRARVACETMVTTGLVVVAGEISTKAQLDISTLVRNAITEIGYVGTSKGFDAHNCAVITAIDRQSPDIAQGVDRGHEDKQGAGDQGMMFGFACDETPELMPMPISFAHKICGRLTQARDKKQLPWLRPDGKSQVTVRYVDGRPVEVTAVVCSTQHAEEVKQSTIKEAIIEEVVKKVIPAHLLSKKIKYYINPTGRFVVGGPHGDTGLTGRKIIVDTYGGYSRHGGGAFSGKDPSKVDRSAAYMARYVAKNVVAAGLAGKCEVELAYAIGVAEPVSVMVETFGTAKAPEAKIAKAIRETFDLRPAMISKTLDLLRPIYRKTAALGHFGRELPEFTWEKTDKAKALRALVLK, encoded by the coding sequence ATGAGCGATTTCGTGTTCACATCCGAATCGGTGACCGGAGGCCATCCCGACAAGGTCGCCGACCAGATCTCCGACGCGGTTCTCGACGAAATTATCCGGCAGGACCCGAGGGCCCGGGTCGCCTGCGAGACGATGGTCACCACGGGGCTCGTGGTTGTCGCCGGCGAAATCTCCACCAAGGCGCAGCTCGACATCTCGACCCTTGTCCGCAACGCGATCACCGAGATCGGTTACGTCGGCACCTCGAAGGGCTTCGACGCCCACAATTGCGCCGTGATCACCGCGATCGACCGCCAGTCGCCCGACATCGCGCAGGGCGTCGACCGGGGGCACGAAGACAAGCAGGGCGCCGGCGACCAGGGGATGATGTTCGGCTTCGCGTGCGACGAGACGCCCGAGCTGATGCCGATGCCCATCTCCTTCGCCCACAAGATCTGCGGCCGGCTCACCCAGGCCCGCGACAAGAAGCAGCTCCCCTGGCTTCGCCCCGACGGCAAGAGCCAGGTCACGGTCCGCTACGTCGACGGCAGGCCGGTCGAGGTGACCGCGGTCGTCTGCTCCACGCAGCACGCCGAAGAGGTCAAGCAGTCCACCATCAAGGAAGCGATCATCGAGGAAGTCGTCAAGAAGGTGATCCCGGCCCATCTGCTCTCGAAGAAGATCAAGTACTACATCAACCCGACCGGCCGCTTCGTGGTCGGCGGTCCCCACGGCGACACGGGCCTCACCGGCCGCAAGATCATCGTCGACACCTACGGCGGCTACAGCCGGCACGGCGGCGGCGCCTTCTCGGGCAAGGACCCCTCCAAGGTCGACCGCAGCGCGGCGTACATGGCGCGTTACGTGGCCAAGAACGTCGTGGCGGCGGGCCTTGCCGGCAAGTGCGAGGTCGAGCTGGCCTACGCGATCGGCGTGGCCGAGCCGGTCTCGGTCATGGTCGAGACGTTCGGCACCGCCAAGGCGCCCGAGGCGAAGATCGCCAAGGCGATCCGCGAGACGTTCGACCTGCGCCCCGCGATGATCAGCAAGACGCTCGACCTGCTCCGCCCGATCTACCGCAAGACCGCGGCGCTCGGCCACTTCGGGCGCGAACTGCCCGAATTCACCTGGGAAAAGACCGACAAGGCCAAGGCGCTGCGTGCCCTGGTCCTGAAATAA